The Streptomyces sp. GSL17-111 region TGCCGCCGCACCTCACCCGGACCGGCCCCGCGCCACACGGCCCCGGCCCGGACCAGGGCGGCGCGTCCCGGTTCGTCGGGCACGACCCGGGCCCCGCCCGCCGACCGCAGGCCGAGCAGAGCCCGTCCGCGACCGCCCGGCGCGGCGGCCGGGAGGCGGGCCTGGGCGAGCGGCTGACCGCGCTGCGCGAACTGGTCGGCCTGTCCCGGACGCGGCTGGAACCGGACGCGCTCGCCGAGGCCGGCCGCATCCTGGACGAGGCCGACGCCCGGGGCCGGCTGTCCCGCGAGTACACCACCGTGGCCATCGCGGGACCCACCGGAAGCGGCAAGTCCACCCTGTTCAACGCCCTCGCGGGGGCTCAGCTCGCCGAGGCGGGGGTGCGCCGTCCGACGACGTCGACCCCCGTGGCCTGCGTATGGGAGACCGTCACCGACCGCACCGGTGCGGAGGGTCTGCTGGAACGTCTCGGCGTGCCCACGCGGGCCCGCCGCCGCGCCCACCTGCGCGACGCCTCCCACCTGGCGCTGCGCGGACTGGTCCTGCTCGACCTCCCCGACCACGACTCCGCCGTGCCCGGGCACCGCGAGCAGGTCGACCGGCTGCTGCGACTGGTCGACGCCGTGGTCTGGGTCGTCGACCCGGAGAAGTACGCCGACGCGATGCTCCACGAGCGCTACCTGAAGGCGTACGCGGCCCACGCCGAGGTGACCGTCGTGGTGCTCAACCAGACGGACCGGCTGGCCGGTGACGCCGCCGACGAAGTCCTCGGCGACGTCCGCCGCGTGCTCGACGAGGACGGCATGGCGCTCGGCGAACACGGCGAACCGGGCGCCGGCGTGCTCGCGCTCTCCGCGCTCACCGGCCAGGGCGTCCCCGAACTGCGCGCCGTGCTGGCCGAACTCGTCGCCTCGCGGTCGGCCGCGGCACGCCGGCTGACCGCCGACGTGGACCTGGCCATGAGCGGGTTGCGGCCCGTCTACGTGACGGACGGCGTACTGCCGCCGCAGGGCCTGACCGACCGGGTGCGTGCGGAGTTCGAGGAGCGGCTGGGCACGGCGGCGGGAGCGGCGGCCGTCGGCCGGACCGCCGAACGGACCTGGCTGCGGCACGCCGACCGCACCTGCGGCACCCCCTGGGCCGGGCTTGTGCACTGGTACGCCGTCCGCCGCGCGGAGCGCCGTGGGGAACCGTTCGACGGCCCGGCCGCCGAGGAGGCCACCGAACCCGGCCATCCGGCGGCCCGGCCCGTCGTCGCGCAGGCGGTGCGGACGCTGGCCGCCGACGCCGCACGCGGGCTGCCGGAGCCGTGGGCCCGCACGGTGCGGGAGGCCGCCTGGCGCGGGGCCGAGGGGCTGCCCGCGGCGCTCGACGACGCGGTGGCGAACGCCTCGCTGCCGCAGCGGCCGCCCCGCCCGCGCTGGTGGACGGCCGCCTCGGCGGGACAGGCGGCGCTGCTGGCCGTCCAGTGCGTGGGCCTCGGCTGGCTGCTGGGCACGCTGCTCGGCGTCTTCGGTGTTCACCCGTGGGTACCGGCGGGGCTGCTGGCAGGGGGTGCGCTTCTCTCCCCGCTGCTGGCCTGGGGGTGCCGGCTGGCCGCGCGGGCGCCGGCGCAGGCGTACG contains the following coding sequences:
- a CDS encoding GTP-binding protein, which translates into the protein MTGSPGETREDGTSTPPAETEPQRWDDGLIARRARPHPVPVLDGGYEGGYVDRRARPAPPSDPTPPPDPGPGPGGAAAPPPTPPRAGSEAEPPHAPTAGPPDPDAGQGAAPSYGPLEGPLEGLAHGPVPPPVAAASPPTDDPLPLTPEPVPVTPVAPRSPAPEPPEGEPDTGWPEPLPPHLTRTGPAPHGPGPDQGGASRFVGHDPGPARRPQAEQSPSATARRGGREAGLGERLTALRELVGLSRTRLEPDALAEAGRILDEADARGRLSREYTTVAIAGPTGSGKSTLFNALAGAQLAEAGVRRPTTSTPVACVWETVTDRTGAEGLLERLGVPTRARRRAHLRDASHLALRGLVLLDLPDHDSAVPGHREQVDRLLRLVDAVVWVVDPEKYADAMLHERYLKAYAAHAEVTVVVLNQTDRLAGDAADEVLGDVRRVLDEDGMALGEHGEPGAGVLALSALTGQGVPELRAVLAELVASRSAAARRLTADVDLAMSGLRPVYVTDGVLPPQGLTDRVRAEFEERLGTAAGAAAVGRTAERTWLRHADRTCGTPWAGLVHWYAVRRAERRGEPFDGPAAEEATEPGHPAARPVVAQAVRTLAADAARGLPEPWARTVREAAWRGAEGLPAALDDAVANASLPQRPPRPRWWTAASAGQAALLAVQCVGLGWLLGTLLGVFGVHPWVPAGLLAGGALLSPLLAWGCRLAARAPAQAYGQAQEQRLRRLAAGCGQARVLEPVAAELMRYREVRGQYVIAAGGPSGD